The nucleotide sequence agaaaattaattaattttaaacaaaagtgttgatattttaaaaagtagcaatAATCTTGGAGAAATCAGTACTATAAAGGGAActctttacatatattttgtggtttaggatttttatattttgaattcaaTATTTAGGTGTAGGCAATAGGAAAAGTTGGGCACAGCAGTAAATTCAGCATTGAAGTTCTCATCATTTCATAGttgtgcaaaatattttaaaattttcacatgGGACATTTTCCGATGCAATGTAAACTCAACAAAAGATTGTTAGTACTTTTCCATGACCTCCATTTTGCAATCAGAGTTTTCTTCAGATTAATTCCCTCTAAGAATGTCTCCTGAGGTACTTTCTACCCCAACACATCCATTCAAAATCCAAGTACTGTTTCCGGTGTTTGATTACAGCTCCAGAAAATCCCAGGACATCAACTATAAACCAACTAAAACATTGATGGAGATATGAGTTAGCATCACTCAACTCTAGCTCAGTTTCACAAATAATATGGGTTTGAGTTATCAGCCAGTTTTCTTAGTAGTTTTCTTTACTGATCTCTTCTGATCACACCATACTGTGGGTTTGAAGTCTATGAgtgaagaagggaaaggaaagaagattaAATGCAAAAAGGTTCAAATTGCAATGCAGTGCTGAGACTTCCAGATCAATGGAGAGTTCCCAAGCAAAAGTTGCCCATTAAAGGGTCATACAAGTAAAGTCTAGATATAACACCACTGCTATGCCCAGTCATCATCTTAGAGAAGCCCAGAAAAAGCACAGTTTGGGATAAGTGCCAGGGTGGATTTGAAGCCATGGCTGCTATAGACTATCAATCAACTATGCTTTCACAGCAACTTATCTTAAAGGGAAATCTAAAAGACACAACTCCATGGTCATAGAGTTTACCCTTTGCCCTGGGAAGatctaattttctatttctattgggCAAGGACCTTCTCCAATAAATGGTTCTCAGCTCCTGAACGGAAACTTAGATGAGGAAGGACAGTGAGACAAACTACAACCCTCTGCTGTAGTTGGTCTAAGGGCCACAACTAGTACTCATTCTTCCTCTCCTTTACCATCAATTCTAAAATTCCTTCACCTTAAGCCATCAACTTAGCAGGTTTTAGTGGTCATTCTGGTACACTTATATAAACCTTAAATCCTCAGAGGACTGAGCCCTTGATCTGTTTATTTATAATTACAACAGGGCAAGTGAGTACCAAAAAATACCCTCTTATATCATGTGGATTCTACATATATAGTCATTGCAATGCTTAATGATggggaaacattctgagaaatgtgttattAGGCAATTTCTTTGTTATATGAATATCATAGAATGTATTCACACAAACCTAGAGGTATAAGCTACTACACACctgggctatatggtatagcctattggtCCTAGGctaaacctgtatagcatgttactctactgaatgctgtaggcaattgtaatacaGTGGttttgtatatgtaaaatatgtgaacataaaaaaagtacagtaacaatatgatataaaagatttttttaagtgtacctgtatagggcacttagcATTTATATGATACTTACCCAGCTTGCAGGAATGGGAATTGCTCTGGATGATTCTGTGAGGGAGTGGTGAGTGAaggtgaaggcctaggacattactgtacactactgtaggcTTTACGAACACTATagacttaggctacactaaatttatttaaaaagttttgtttttcaataataaattaaccttaactTACTGTAATGTTTtgactttataaacatttaaatttgtttttaattttttgactgtTTTTAATAACCCTTAGTGTAAAACACAAACGTATTATAAAGCTGtacaaaactattttatttccttatatccttattctctaagtattttttctatttttgaattttttattttacttttgaaatttttgttaaaaataacacacaaacacacacattagcctaggtaTACACATGTTCAGGATCAATAACATTActatcttccacctccacatcttttcCGTCTTCAAGGTGCAATAACACACATGGAACTGTCATCTCATGATAACAATATCTTCTTGTCGAATATCTCCTGAAGGACCTTCCTGAGGCTATTTTACagttaagtttttaaatataagtagAAAAAGTACAccctaaaataatgttaaaagtatagtataatacacaaatcagtaaaataGTCATTTAATATCATTGTCAGGTATTATGAACTGTATACGTAATTGTATCTGCTAGGCTTTTTACAACTGGGAATGCAGCATATTTGTTAATACTAGCATCACTCATGAAACATAATGCCTTACAACATCTATGATGTCACTAagtaataggaatttttcagctccattataggCTTGTGAAACTACTCTaatatatgtggtccatcattcACTGAAGTGTCACTCTATGGTATATGCCTGTGTTTGTGTCTGCCCTCATTGTGTAAAAGCAGCCCTCCTTATCTTGCTGATCAGGGTTAATTATGCCTGGCAAGGTGGTGACTCCTCATCTTCTGATCTCTGGATGCAAAAAGTCCAAAGAGTTCTGGAAGCTGCTATAGCTTGTAGATTAATGAGATCCTTCTTGTGTCCTCTGGCAAGAATATGCCCTGTTTGAGGACCAGGAACTCTAATTCTAAAAAGTCCAGAATTGCAGGAATGGAAAACACGAAGTCCCCAAGTAGGTCATTGGAAGCAGTTGTTATAGGGGCCACTGCTGCTTCTATCTCTTAAATCCTAGACCCATTGTTCTTCCTAGCGGTGACACAGCACTATCTAGACATGCTCATAATGGGTAATCTGATCTAATACATGTGCTGCATCATTAAAAACTACACCACATCCTTGAAGAACATTGCCTCTGGCTGTGTCTTCAGTAGTCTGCACCAAGACTGTACAAGACCTACTGCTTCTGAATTACATAGTATGTGACATGGCCAATGGATCTTTTTGCCCTGGGCCCACTCCTGTACCTCTTTTGCTATGTTGATGTTCAGTTAAATGCTATACTGTGTGAGATTTTTGTCCCTCTGTATTAGAATAGTGGTACATGGTAAGGCTGTTCAGGCAGGAAAGGCAACCCTATGCTGAAAATAGCCTTCTATCATTTTAAGAATGAACTGCTCGCCCTTCCTGTAGGATAAAATGGGCTCAATGCAGTTGACTTGCTACCAAGTAGCTGGTTAGTCACCTCAAAAAATATTGACATTTTCGAGACTCAGTATTGGTCTCTGTTGGACATTCAGGGTCAGCAGCTAGATCAACCTTGGTCAGTAGGATTTCATACTGTTGGGCTCATGTGTACTTTCATCTCTACTACCATAGCGACTcaattcatttatccattgagGCAGTTTCAGTGTGACCAGTGACCAAGGCTATGTCAATTAGATGGCTTGTTTTGTTTACCTGGTTGTTCTGTGTCTTTTCTGTGGTtatctttttgtattgttttgtaatttgtttctgtttttgttttggtggggAGGTGTTCATGTTTGTACAAAAAAATTCCCAGTCACGTCTACTTCCGTGTAtctattcacatgtttatacctCTTCTTCCTTGTCCAATTTTCGAATCCTTTTCCTTCTGTGTCAACCTTGAACATCTGGCAAGGCCACTGGCCATTGCCTCACCATCATAGggcatttattttttcacacaaAGTAGATAATCAAATGTACCACTTATCTCCCACTCTGTAATAAAGAGGCTGATACCATTTTTGATGTTCTACTGCTGACATCCTTTAAGTATCACCACTCCCTCTTCCCCTTTCACCTCACACCTGGGCAGGCTGAAGAACAAATCCAAATGGTGCTTCCCTTGTGCTGGTGGGAAGTTCAAACCATGTAAGACCTGGTCTACATGCAAGAATCCTTGTTGCAGTCCCTGCTTTCTCAATCCATTTTCAGACCTGCTTGGAAGTCTTTCCTGCTCTCCCTAGAAAGCTTCaatatttgaataataaaaatttcacaCACTTTCCATGTGTATTACATCACCAGTTTCTACATTCAAACCTAATTCTGAATCAGGTCTGCATTTCACTTTGGTGGCGTAATCACAAGACACCCATTGAGAAGATGCTTCCTTTCCACTGTCTGTCTAGGCCACCCATGATTGTGGTAGGAAAGCAACTGCCAATCACTTGGCTTGCACCCTGATACCAAGCTATCCCATCCATAGACTAAACTTAGACTTTTTTTGTCCTTCTTCTATTGATCAAACATGTCCTCCATATGGCCTTACATATGAGCTCAAGAAAGGTATTGGTGCAACAGTAATGGGTGTCATGTGAATTGAGACAAATTGTTCATGCAACTTACTTGTACCTTCTGCTCCTGCTTGGGCTTGATCTCAGATGTACCATTTCCAATTCGCGGTGAATTTCTGCTCGAACTGTCTGACGGTAAGCTTGGTAGGTCCAAAAGAAACCAGCAGTGTGATATGCGTGGTCACTTGGTGCCTCGTATTTAACCAACTGATCTATACCAAGGACAAATAatatatcagaaaatattttccaaaaagtgTGTATTTCTTTACTGCTGATGGTATAGCCTTGCTCCTGAATCCCAAGGGCTTGCTTTGGGATTCTTGCACTGCAGCTTGCCATAATCCTCAAATTGTATCTTTCCCCATTGCAGATACTAGCAACATCATAGGTCTACAGGATTGTAATTCCAAGTGACAAAGCAGCTCACACTACAGTCTGGAGTTGCTGAAGAGCCCTTTCCTGCTGGCAACCCCTATGCCATTCAGTATATGGGCCAAGCTGTGTAACTAGGTGTGGAATGTGTGGCCTCCAAAATCCACAAAGGCCTACCAGGAGCCATGCTTCCCTTTGGTGGAAGAGATGCAATATGGAgcaatttgtcttttatttttaagggatACTTGACATGCCCCCAAGATCCCCAAGGATGTCACTGAAGTTGCAGGTCTCCTAATTACTGAAGGGCCTATCTTCCACCCTCTGGAACTTTCCTGTGCTACTGAGGTCTCTCCCTCATGTTAGccaccttttgcccattttgccCAGTCAGTCTGTTTCGTTGATGTAACAGATCAGTATGGTGTTGGCCAGTGTCCAGATGGTGCAGACCTCCTCAGACTATATTAGGACAGAAAATGAGAGAGTTAACACTGGAGCAAAACTGTAAATGAATATTGCCATCCCATCTGTGTGAATGTGAACTGTTTCTGACTCTCATTtctggtgagaaaaaaaaatgcatttgtcaAATCTATTATAGCAAATATCCAATACATTTTTAATCTATTCTGCAATGATACCCTATCCAGCACAACAGCTACAATCAGGCCTACAAATTGGTAGATCTTGTGCAAGTCCCTTGTAATTTTGGAGTTCCTATCTAGTTTCTATAGAGGCCAGACTGGCACATTAAAAGGTGTAAATTAGGAACCACTATCCCTATATCTTTAGGCCTTTAATAGTAGCAATAAGTACAGCACCTAGCCCAGGATAGGTATTTTTTTACAAACTAGCTTGGACGGAGTGTGTGGGGGTAAGTTTCAGAGGTTTGTACTAAGCCTTCCCCACTATAGTAGCTCTCACCCCATAGACCAGGACTTCATATGGGGATTACTCCAACTGTCAAATATGCCAATTTGCAATAAGGCACTTGGAAACCAAGGAAATGCCTACCAGCTGCATTTGTAACCTCAGTGGATCCATTTGAAGTCAGTCCATGTTCTGGACTCCATTGATTACCTCAGTGGTCTATGATGACGCCTTGGGCCTATGGGTGACAATATCCAATAAGCTTTAAAATGCCTGGCTAGTCATCTTTCTCCATTTTATACTCACCTAAGTTAATGGCCATAGATCCCTTTGGAGAAAGACTGTGGACATGTACTTGCAGTTGGGTTGCATGTGCATTATCCTGGAAGCCTGATACCTTTCTAGTCAACAAATTCCAGATCTGAAATTTGGCTTAGGTTAGGAACTGGGCATGTAATTGTAACTTTTTTTGTGAGGTCTCCTACTCCTCTCATCTTATTCTGATTTCAGATGTTAAGCAGTGCCTTCACTGGCTGCACATCTCATTTGCCTCAAAGGATCCCATGCTTTATTAACCAGCTCTACGAGTCCCTAAAGGTTGAACTCCCTTGACTGCCCCTTTGATACTGGTGATTACTGATGGAAATTCCAGTCCCCTAGCTTCTGGCATATAAGTCCTGCCACATGGTCTCTATTACTTAAGGGAACCATCACCACCATGGCTATTAAGCCCAGCTCTATGAATGCCTCTCTCAATTAGTTTCCTGGGGCTTGTataacaaagtaccccaaatTGGGGAGCAGGGTCAGGCTCCCTCTGAAACCTACAGGGAATTCCTTCCTTGGCTCTTTCTAGCTTCTGGTAGTTTGCAGTCATATTGTATTAGGGCCCttcctcatgacctcattttcACTTGATCACCTCTATAAACACCCAATTTCCAAATAAGctcacattttgaggtactgggggttaggaattTAGCATATTTTTGTGGGGTGAGACACACTTCAGCTTATAATACTCTCCCACCATCACCCTTGACCTGCGGGGAGAGCCACCACTGAATGCAGCTGTATTATGATCACAGAATACACTCTCAAAAATACATTCATGTTGACCATGGTGAATGGTGTGTTCTCTAAGCCTCTCCACAGAATAATCTTCTGTTAGGTATTCTGACCTCACAAAATGTACCCATTCCAGCCTAATCACTTTCCTTAGCCTGTTAATCCTTCCCCTGCTATCTATCAGGAGAAACACAGGCAGGAGTTTGTTCAGCAATAGCCACCTCTTCTTCAGGATTTTACAAGCCACACGTACCCTAGGGTCTTTCCCTAGGGAGTTGAATCCCAAATCCCAAGGGGCTCTAAACTATTGAATTGTTGCTTATCTAGTCTTTCATTTTGAATCTTTTTTATCAAGAACCCTTAGAATCCAACCCTAAGGAGTACTTTTTGGCTCCTGCTAATACATCCTAGCTAATTCTTAGGCTCTTTGGGGTTTGGTATCTTACCTTTTTAAAAGGCTTGGCATATCCTCAGCCAGGCTATGCTAGGATTTCACCCAGCTACTCAGATTGGCAGTGAGGAGACTATATGGGGGCTGCTCCCAAGAGGGCCAACTGTTACTATATGAGGAAGAATCCTAAGTgttatggtttgcctgtgtccccacccatatctcatcttggattgtagctcccataacccccatgtgtcgtgggagagACCAGTGGAAGGTACTTGAATCATGGCAATGGgttttttcccatgctattctcatgatagtgagtaaatcTCAttagatctggtggttttataaagggcagtttccctgcacacacacttgcctgccgccatgtaagccgtgcctttgctcctcctctactttctgccatgattgtgaggcctccccagccatatgaaactgtgagtccagtaaatctctttttccttataaattaccaagtttccaaaatgtctttataagcagcatgagaacagactaatacactaagcAAGATCTTTCCTTACGGGAGAAAATTTAGCTTATAGTAGGGAGGAATGGTATACCTCTGTAAGCTCTGAGATTTCAGGGGGTAGGGAGTTGCACAGTCAGAATCCTTGGAGGACACATATATGCAGAAGTCCTTAAATGTTGTTTTAAGATCCCAGGTTTTCCTAATAAGAATTTATCACAAGAGTCCTGTTGCCTTGGCTGAGCATTTAAACACATCCGGAGTTCTGTAACTCTATTAAGCTACGAAAAAAGTACCTCTGGTTCTAATACTTTAACTGTTTAACCGTGTCCCATTATTCTTATGAAAGGAATCAATAATGCTTGGTAATAACTGGCGAGTTCTGCTCCCCTATTAAGAATTTTTCTCCCCTATATCTCTCGAATACCTGAATAATCACTTCAGAAAGGGGCCTTCTCTCTCTTAGTACACTTTCCCAATATCAGCAATGGTGAAATTTTTAGCAGTTTGGCAACCAGTTTGTGCCAAGCATTAGCCATGCTTCACATTCTACTCAGGGTGAGTGTCCTCATTGCTCTCTGGGTGGTAAGGAAGCCAGTCCCAGCCACAACTTCCAATAGCACTGGTGTAAGTTCAGGACTCTCAAGAAGCTCTTGATGATAAGAGAAAATCTCTGAAGCTTAAGTAGTAGGGAGCAGAAAAAGGCAAGACTTGTGTTCTAGCACAATGCGGGTATAAAGTTTGTGAAAGGAGAATGGGGAGAAAGGAGAACTTGTAGACTGAGAGCAGTTCTGAGAAAGTCTTGGCCAGAGTGATAAGAAGTTCCCCAGCAAAAGCTGCTTATTAGAGTCTAGCACTGGCAAGAATGTCCTGGCTCAAGAACTCCCACTATGCTCattctttctgccatgattgtgttaGGAGAAAGATGGCCTCAATAGGAAGGACACAGTGGATCTCAAGGTACTACAGGTGGATAAGTCACCCCACAGAAGATTCTCTTGAAGGGAGAGCTTAGTGGCTTACATTCATGCCAGCACACCCTTGAATATTGGTAAAGCATGAGTCTTTATGATGGAGCCCGAAGTTCACTGAAGTGTCTTAAAATGAATCGTTCTTTGGAATACTTGTTGCTTTGGCTTAATTCAGCTCCCATAATTGCATTAAACTAGATTCACTTCTCTTCCCTATGTAAATAACATTGATGTTAGACCTTCCAAACTTACCTTGCTCTGAAACTTTCTTCTGCCTCTCAAATCTGACTCCACCTCTCtgttaagaaaacaaattaaacagCAGTGACAAAATATGTTTCGATATGTAACACCCTCCCTGAAATGATGCTATTGCAGGATTCCAGTTTTTCTACCGAGTTTCAAGCATCCTTTTGAAGAGTCATCTCTCTAAGTCATGTCTCCTGTGGCCTGTTCTTCTATGTTGGCATGAAAACTAAAAGATACATGCATTTTGGGTGAGGGGTAGCAGAAGAGATACTGTAACATTTGGAAAAATTGGGGTTAattccaaatataaaaataatgttgggtgggaattttcaaattttttactcCGCGTATGTTATCAGTTCAGTTAATTAATACTAACTACCAAATCATACAAGACTCAAAATCTTTGTAGCTTAATACAATAAAAGTTATGCAACATAGTTTAGCAGAAGGCTATTTTCCACTTAACAATTCAAGGATTGAGGCTTTTTTTTATGTCCCTTTATCATCATACAATTTTCAAATTCGTTGTAGCAGACAAAGAGAGTAGGAGGGACACTGGCTCCTAAATGTCCTGAATAAGAAGTGACACAAAATTTCCACTCACATTTTCATCTGCCAGAACTCACTTCTATGTCCCCAGCCTAACTGCAAAGAAGGTGAGGGAATGTAAATGAGCATGGTGACCCATGCTGAGCGTGATTTGTTTTTGCACACCATGCCAATTTTGCACTTTCCTCATCCCACACTGGGTGACTGaccctctgtattttttttcttcttttcatagcCCCTGAAATATCTCCATATGCATGTATTCTCTGCCTTgccaggaaagaaagaacaaacatttGTAGAAAGAATGAGATATTTCTAGAGATACCGTTAGTTTAAAATATTCGTCTAAGTTTCATAAGTTTCCTGATGTCAGTATCAGTCTGtatgttttcaaagtttttggtgtttcttctttttccaaatgTCTTGTTTGAAGAATTACGTACTTGAATCAAAAGGAACAGCACAATAAGGGTGGAAAAAATTAAATGGTTCtccttaaaatatattctacaaTGCTGATAGATATGCAAACAAATggatgatataaaaatatattattacattcTCCATGTTGTAAAAGTTGAACATAGATGATAACTCTGGGCTTTTTAATAGAACAAACTTTTTGAATTTGCTTATTTCACAGCAGATTAAGAAATCTATTTTACTGAATGTGTTAGCTCCCTATTGCTGCTTTAACAAATTACTAAAAAGTTAGTGGCCTAAAACAGCACAGATttattctcctatctcagtagagGTAAGACATTTAGAATCAGTCTTATGGAGCTAAAATCAGCAGAACTGGTCCTTTCTGGAGGATTCcagaagaaaaatcaatttcCCAACTCTCATAACTTCCAGAGACCACCAGCATTCTTTGGTTTACTGTTTCATCATACCAGTCTCTGCTTGTCTTTACATAGCCTTCTTTGTCcttaattctcctgcctcccacttataagaattCTTGTGATAATATTGGGAGCACACAGATAATCAAGGGTAATCCCCCCAATCTCAgcatccttaatttaatcacatctgcaaagtttcttttactgtgtaaGGCAATTATTCACAGGCTTATTCTTATAGACATTACATTCTTATCAATAGCCCATGCTTATCAATCAGCTGGATGAATATAGGGATATAATCTATAGTAATGATATAATAGATTCATCTTCATGAAATGAAATGACTGATGGCAGTAGCAAAACCTTCTTTAACACTAGTCAACTATGAATTTGTTAATGAATACCCATGTAAAAGGTAGTATTGATCACCTAGGAGAGGTAGAGCAAATTTGTATACAGGTCAAGGAACATTTtggaaataaagagataaagatCTTCACCTCTTCCCTATTGAGGAtgaatattcatttttctctgatgTACAAAGACCTAGACAACAGAGGTCCACAGGTAGGATAGAGTCTCCAGGGGCACCATATTTGAGGTGGCAACATAttagaagcaataaaaataactgaCCTTTTAGAGGAagaatttaatgtttaatttaaatcaCAAGTACTTCCAGGTATGGTGACAAACTGGATAATCTAGAGGCAAAGGagtttttataaaattacatGAGCCCAGTAAGGTAAAACTTTGTGAATAGATGTGATTTCTTTCTGGACATCAATCTGATCTTTCCAAACCTAgatctgttttttcctttttaaatgtcaTGCCCCCTAATATTTTCTATGACCTAATTGTTACCATTGTAGCGGTGTTGCTGTAGAACTACTCTGAATTCTTTTTACCAATGTAATGGAATTATAATGGCATTATAATGGACTCCCGATAATTTCTTTTTACTATTGTAATGCTGTCATAATGGCATTGTAAAGGGTTCTCCATAAACATATACTGAAATCATTTTGCCACCATCATGACAGTGAAATGAGTCCCCATAGAGtttatttgaaattgttttgCTCTTATAATGGCATTATTAATGCAGTCTCCACAGACTTACAGGGAAATTGTTTGACCATCATAATGTGGTCTTCATAGACTTACAATAAAATTGCTTACCAGTGTAATGTGGTTTCCATTAACTTGCACTAAAATCATTTTCCTACCATAATGGCATTATAATAGGGTATCCATGAACTTGAGCTACCAAAGTTTGGTTCTCTTGATGGCATCATAGCAGCACATTACAAAGACAGTTAAAGTAATGTTGATGCTTTGTTGTGTCATAAGCAAATACTATAAGTAATGCACATCTACTTTTCACACTTAAGGATCATGTGGTTTCTCCTTTAAAAGTAATGTACTGACCACAGCATACTTTATAAACCAACAACAATCACTTCTCAAATAACTAGATGAGAGAGCCCTAGATTCTGAGTGCAGAAAATCTCAACTCATGCACACTCTAAATGAATTCTAATGGTTTTATTAATCTGACtattttttctcctctaaaaaaaagtgtgatacatttttttctccagttccttcaaaaaacagaaacattgtttttataaatactcTTTTGTTCTACAATTTATGATGTTTTCTGAGATTGGTATAAAGTACAAATCAACACTTTCTAGTTCTTAATATGAGCATGTGAAGTGTATGATATTTATATAGAGTTTTTATAACCTTTGTCCTTTTTATTTAAGAGACAATACAGAGAACTCACTGGGAATGAATGGATATACTATAAAGGCAGATTAAAAGCATATAATAAATAGAGTGGATTAAATATTTACTGGATGAACAGGCCTCATGTTAGGTGCATTAGTAGGAGATGCAGGCAGGATGAAGGGTGTGATGTTgagggaattttattttttcataggaTGTGATTAGGTTACCAGTAATGTAACTTTGCAAACAGCTTTTGGGAATTATTTACTAGCTGGGAAAATTTTAATCAATCCTTCTCTGAATTAGCAACAGCTTAGTGAATATATGTATGATTTTAAGGGAGCACAACTTGTTCtgcttatattattaaaaatttatttatgttgctTTTAATACTTTATTGTCCATTCCATCTGATTTCCTTTAGATACACCCATGAGTTCTCATATAAGAAAGCAAACCTATGCAATTAGGTATGGGGATATGACACCTAATTTAGATAaaactatttaagaaaaaaagcaagagtcTGTATTGTATGAGTCACTAGCCACTTCTTTATCTTGGTGTAAAGGGAAAATTGCCTTGGAGGAGTTTCTTTTTTGATTCTAGAATGTCTTTCTAAGGTCTccttttctattataaatatgaaGCAAGTATGGATCAATTGCCCTGGAAGGGTATACATGATTTCCTTTTTGGGTAAAAATTGTCCTTCTGAATGCCT is from Pan troglodytes isolate AG18354 chromosome 4, NHGRI_mPanTro3-v2.0_pri, whole genome shotgun sequence and encodes:
- the LOC129143943 gene encoding uncharacterized protein LOC129143943 isoform X5 encodes the protein MDFLLQRGGVRFERQKKVSEQDQLVKYEAPSDHAYHTAGFFWTYQAYRQTVRAEIHRELEMVHLRSSPSRSRRYNLAVGQPRIAVSW